From a region of the Helianthus annuus cultivar XRQ/B chromosome 5, HanXRQr2.0-SUNRISE, whole genome shotgun sequence genome:
- the LOC110942404 gene encoding transport inhibitor response 1-like protein — protein MNNNQMCESDGKSRTGSGTGEYFITYPDQVLENVLENVLLFLKSRYDRNAVSLVCKSWYRAEAYTRSDLFIGNCYSVAPRRVTQRFTRVRSVTIKGKPRFADFSLLPQDWGAHFTPWVLTMASAYRALEKIHLKRMSVTDDDLAVVAHSFPNFKELVLVCCDGFGTSGLAVVVSECRCLRVLELIEDEVTDDEVDWISCFPGDGVTNLESLAFDCVESAINLESLEKLVARSPMLKKLRLNRHVSISQLYRLLIRAPRLTHLGTGSFSPSEEQPQNDNSRESDYLSAFAACRSIVCLSGFREIAPEYLPAIVPICANLTSLNLSYANIDAEQLKPVIRLCHKLQVFWVLDSICDEGLQAVAETCKDLRELRVFPIDASENAEGPVSEVGLLAIALGCRKLQSILYFCQQMTNAAVVAMSKNCPDLVVFRLCIIGRYRPDRVTGEPMDEGFGAIVKNCKKLTRLAVSGLLTDKAFCYIGQYGKLVRTLSVAFAGDSDMGLKYVLEGCANLQKLEIRDSPFGDSALLSGLHHFYNMRFVWMSSCRVTREGCLNVARHLPRLVVEVFRRDEEEGGERGDFVDTLYMYRSLDGPRADAPRFVRIL, from the exons ATGAACAACAACCAAATGTGTGAATCCGACGGCAAATCAAGAACCGGTTCCGGCACCGGAGAGTATTTCATCACATACCCAGATCAAGTTCTCGAAAACGTACTCGAAAACGTTTTACTTTTCTTGAAATCACGATACGACCGTAACGCGGTTTCACTGGTCTGCAAATCATGGTACCGTGCGGAAGCCTACACCAGATCGGACCTCTTCATCGGAAACTGCTACTCGGTAGCTCCTCGTCGGGTCACCCAACGCTTCACCCGGGTCCGGTCGGTTACCATAAAGGGTAAGCCCCGGTTTGCTGATTTTAGCTTGCTGCCTCAAGATTGGGGTGCGCATTTCACCCCTTGGGTTCTTACCATGGCCTCTGCTTATCGTGCGCTTGAAAAGATCCACCTTAAACGGATGTCTGTTACTGATGATGATCTTGCTGTGGTGGCCCACTCGTTTCCCAATTTTAAAGAGCTTGTTTTGGTCTGTTGTGATGGGTTTGGTACCTCTGGACTTGCTGTTGTTGTTAGTGAGTGCAG GTGTTTGAGAGTTCTTGAATTGATTGAAGATGAGGTTACTGATGATGAAGTTGACTGGATTTCGTGTTTTCCGGGTGACGGTGTGACAAATTTGGAATCTTTAGCTTTTGATTGTGTTGAATCTGCTATAAATCTTGAGTCTTTAGAGAAGCTAGTGGCTAGATCACCTATGTTAAAGAAACTTAGATTGAATCGGCATGTTAGTATATCGCAGCTTTATCGGTTGCTTATCAGGGCGCCGCGGTTGACTCATTTAGGAACTGGATCTTTTAGTCCTTCCGAGGAACAACCGCAAAATGACAACAGTCGAGAATCGGATTATCTTTCTGCATTTGCTGCTTGCAGATCGATTGTTTGTCTTTCGGGGTTTAGAGAAATCGCACCTGAGTATCTTCCTGCGATTGTTCCGATTTGCGCTAATCTTACGTCGTTAAATCTTAGCTATGCCAACATTGATGCTGAGCAGTTGAAACCTGTTATCCGTCTCTGCCATAAGCTTCAGGTTTTCTGG GTTCTTGATTCAATCTGCGATGAAGGGCTTCAAGCAGTGGCAGAAACATGCAAAGATCTCCGTGAGCTTCGGGTTTTCCCGATTGACGCATCAGAAAATGCTGAGGGGCCCGTTTCAGAAGTTGGTCTACTCGCGATTGCATTAGGCTGTAGAAAACTACAGTCAATTCTTTACTTTTGTCAACAGATGACTAATGCTGCGGTTGTAGCCATGTCTAAAAACTGCCCGGATCTCGTAGTCTTCCGGCTCTGTATAATCGGTCGGTACAGACCCGACCGTGTAACCGGTGAACCAATGGACGAAGGTTTCGGAGCAATTGTCAAGAACTGTAAGAAGCTGACCCGGCTCGCGGTTTCTGGTTTGCTAACCGATAAGGCATTTTGTTACATAGGGCAATACGGTAAATTGGTGAGAACTCTATCAGTGGCGTTTGCGGGAGATAGTGATATGGGGCTGAAATACGTGTTGGAAGGGTGCGCCAATTTGCAAAAACTCGAAATTAGAGATAGCCCGTTTGGTGATTCGGCTTTGTTGTCAGGTTTGCACCATTTCTATAACATGAGATTCGTTTGGATGTCATCGTGTCGAGTGACCCGAGAAGGGTGTTTGAATGTGGCCCGTCATTTGCCAAGATTAGTGGTGGAAGTGTTTCGAAGAGATGAGGAGGAAGGTGGGGAGAGGGGTGATTTTGTCGATACATTATATATGTATCGATCTTTAGATGGCCCACGGGCCGATGCTCCACGGTTTGTCAGGATCTTATGA